TCTGTTCTCCAACCTGATCTCGTTTAACCCGGACGGAAGTTTCAACCAGATCAACGCGGTTGCCCTGAACGTTGCCAGCCGCGACGTCGAAGGCCTGGATCTGAGTCTGGTTTACCAGACGCCGCGGTTTGAATGGGGTCAGCTGACACTTAACACCGAGTGGAATTACACGCTGAAGTACAAGGTCCAATATTCCGCGGGCGCCCCGGTAACCAACTACCTGGGAAGGTATTCTGACCCGGGTAACGGGGATTTGTCCCCGGGAGCGATCCCGTACTGGAAAGGGTACGTCGACCTGGCCTACCAGCTTGGCGGGTTCGGAGCCGGGCTGCGAGTCAACTACGTCGGGGGGTATTGGGACGACCCCAACGCCATTCAGGTAAGCCCGCCGGAGCGAAAAGTGCGGGAATACACGACGCTGGACCTGCGGATTTCCTACGAGATCAAGAGACCTGAACCGATTGCGGCCGACAACCGTCTCACCGCTTCCTACGGGAAGGATGGCAAGGAGATCACCGCGCCGCCGGGCACGTACGGCAAGCCGTCGTGGTGGTCAAGGCTCCTGGGCGGCACGACCATCCAGGCCGGCGTCAACAACGTGTTTGACACCGAGCCCCCCTTTTCTGCCGGGGCGGCCGCGTCCCAATTTACGACGTACGACACCTCGCTTTACGACATTCGCGACCGCGTCTGGTACGTGAGCCTGCGCAAAGTGTTCTGAGCCAGCCCCGCGTTTTTGCGGGTTTACACCGTCCGGTTTGCGGGTAGGAGAAGGGGGTATGCAGCTTGAACAAGGGGCCCTCTCGAGGGCCAATGAATGGCTGGACAGCCTGGTATGTTACGTGCCCGGCAAGCCGGTCGAAGACGTCGCCCGGGACCTGGGGCTGGACCCGGGGCAGATCGTCAAACTCGCCTCCAACGAAAACCCGCTGGGACCGTCGCCGAAAGCAGTCGAGGCCATGCAGGCCGCGCTGCCCAAAGCCCATTTCTACCCGGATGGCGGCGCTTACCATTTACGTACGGCGATTGCCGGACGGTTCGGCCTGGACCTGGAAAATGTCGTCCTGGGCAACGGTTCAAACGAGATCATCGAATTTCTCGGGCACGCCTTTCTGCAGCCCGGTGACAACATCGTGGTCGCCCGTCACGCCTTCTCGGTTTACCGGATCATGGCGCATTTGTTTGGCGCGGAGACGATCGAGGTGGATGACCCCGGGTTCGTAGCCGACGTGGACGCGATGGCCGCCGCGGTGAATGCCCGAACCAAGGTCATTTACCTCGCGAATCCGAATAACCCCACCGGCACCGTGGTGGATGAAGCGCAGCTCGACCGGTTGGTGTCGCTCGTGCCTGATTCGGTGGTGATCGCCCTTGACGAGGCGTATTATGAATTCCTTTCCGGGCCGCCCGACACGCTGAAGTACCTCCGGGACCGCGATAACGTAATCCTGCTGCGTACGTTCTCCAAGATCCAGGGCCTGGCCGCTCTCCGCATCGGGTTCGGCCTGGCCCATCGCCGGCTTATCCAGCTTCTCCATAAGACGCGCCAGCCGTTCAACGTGAATGCGATCGCGCAAGCGGGCGCCCTGGCGGGTTTGCAGGATGACGAACACCAGGCGCGGACCCGGGAAATCACCGACCAGGGACGCGCTTTCCTGCAGGAAGAGCTTGCCCGCCGCGGGCTGGAGTTCGTGCCGAGTTCGGCCAATTTCATCCTGGTCAGGGTGGGCAACGGCCAGGACCTGTTTCAACGGCTCCTGCGGCGCGGCATGATCATCCGGGCGATGAATGAGTATAAATTGCCTGACTGGATCCGGGTCAGCATCGGCACCCCTGAACAGAACCGGCGGTTCATCGACGACCTTGACGCCGTGCTAGCCGCGCGACGTACCGGTTGATCCGCAGAGAACGGAAAAAGATCCGCAGAACACGCAGAGGACGCAGAAAAAGAGATGGGCCGGGCGAAATGGAAGAAGATGACGACGTTCTCTCTCGATCGCCGCAACGGGATCCGGAGACGTACCGAATTCTCGGGGCGGCATTCGAAGCCCAAAGGGAGTTGGGGACCGGTTTCCTCGAGCCTGTTTACCAGGAGGCGCTTGCCATCGAGCTCAATTTGTGCGGAATACCGTTTGAACGGGAGAAACCAATCCCGGTTTTCTACAAAGGCAGGCAGCTAGGTCACCCCTATAGACCGGATTTCCTCGTAGCCGGTCGAGTGGTGGTGGAACTTAAAGCCCTTGATGCCATCAGTAATCGGGAAGTGGCCGAGGTGCTTAATTACTTGAGAGCAGCACGGTTGGAGAAAGCGCTGCTGCTGAACTTCGGAACCACGCAGTTGCAGTTTCGCCGTCTCGTGCGCCAGCAGGTGACCAAAAATCAGGATTTTTCTGCGTGATCTGCGTGTTCTGCGGATATTTGTTTTCCCGCTGTGTGACCTAATCTGTGTAATCTGTGGACGATTTTAGTCTGTAATCTGTGGATAGTTTTCATCTGTGGAGGTTTTGTCGGACACGATTGCGGCGGTGGGGACACCGGCGGGTGAAGGGGCGATTGCGATTTTGCGCGTTTCCGGACCGGAATCGAAGCGGATCCTGGACGCCGTTTTCAAGCCGCGGTACGGCAAGGCGGTGACGCGGCCGCGTCACGCTTACTTCGGTGCGATCGGGGACGAGACCGGCGTTCTGGACCATGGCGTCGCGATCTGGTACCGGGCGCCGGCAAGTTACACGGGTGAAGACGTGGTCGAACTCAGCTGTCACGGCGGTTTACTGGTCGCGCAGCGCATCCTTGAACTGCTGTTGAGGAAAGGCGCGCGGCTCGCTGAGCCCGGCGAGTTTACCCGGCACGCCTTCCTCAACGGGAAGATGGATCTGACTCAGGCCGAAGCCGTCATGGACCTGATCCGGGCCCAGACTGACCTTGCCCTGCGCGCCGCCAACCAGCAGCTCAACGGCAACCTGGGTGCCGATCTGCTCGAATTGCAGGACGGGCTGCTCACCGTCCTGGCGCACGTGGAGGCTTACATCGATTTTCCGGACGAGGCGATTGATCCGGAGACGGCCGGCGCCCTGGCCGGGCGCGTGGAGGAGATCCGGGGACGCATCGATCAGCTGCTCGCCAGCGCGGAACAAGGCCGGATTCTCCGGCACGGTTTGCGTACGGTGATCTACGGGCAGCCGAACGTCGGCAAGTCAAGTCTGCTCAATTTATTGCTCGGGTTCGAACGGGCGATCGTGAGCGAGCTGCCGGGTACTACGCGAGACACCATCGAGGAGGTGATCAATGTGCAAGGTATCCCGGTGCGCCTGATCGACACGGCCGGGGCTCGACTGACCCAGGACGTCCTTGAACAGGCCGGCATCGACCGTACCGCCCGTGAGCTCGGCGATGCCGACCTGGTGCTCTGGGTGGTGGACGGCAGCGCGCCCCGGCCGGCCGGCCTCGCCCCGCCGGCGCAACATTACTTGTTGATCCTGAACAAGTCCGATCTCGGCAGCCATCCGGATTGGGACCGGGTGCCGGACGCGATTCGCTTTTCCTGCCGGGAACGCCGGGGGACGGATGCCTTGAGAAAGGCCATCTTCGGCTTTTTCCTGCACAGCGGCGGCGCCAGCAGCAGCGGCGAAGATTTTCGCATCGCCATCAGCGTGCGCCACCAGCGCTGTCTAACCCGCGCGCGAGGCGCCCTGGAAGAGGCGCTGACGAGTTTCCGCGAGGAAAACTCTCCCGAGCTGACTGCGGTGGAGCTCCGCGAGGCCCTGGACGCCATCGGCGAGGTAGTCGGCAAGACTGACACGGAAGATCTGCTGGGCAGGATCTTCAGCGAATTTTGCATTGGAAAGTGACGCGCCGGCCAGGACGCGGCGCCATTTTATCTTCCTTGGCTGACTCGTCCGTTCTGATCTAACAGTCTGGTGTGGATTGGTATCAGGACATCCTCCGGCCCGTTTTCTTCTGCCTTGATCCCGAGTTCGCGCACGATGTTAGCCTCCGGACGCTGCAATTTGCATCCCGGGCGCCGGGCTTGCTGCGATGGTGGTTTACCGGCAGCATCGCGCCCCGGCCTCGAAAGGTGTTCGGTCTAACCTTCCCTAACCCGGTGGGCCTTGCAGCCGGGCTCGATAAGAACGCTGCGGCCATTCCCGCCTGGGCCGCGCTCGGTTTCGGGTTTGCCGAGGTGGGAACCGTCACGGCGGAGGCCCAGCCCGGGAATCCGAAACCGCGGCTCTTCCGGTACCCTCAACATGAAGCTTTGGTGAACCGGATGGGATTCAACAACGACGGCGCGGGCGCCATCGCCGGCCGCATCCGCGCGGCACGGGGACGACCCTCCTGGCCCGGAATCCCGCTCGGCATCAACATCGGAAAAACCAAGGTCGTGCCGCTGGAGCAAGCAGCGGAAGATTACCTGCACTCCTTCAGGCTGCTCCGGGACCTGGGCGACTACTTCGTGCTGAACGTGAGCTCGCCGAATACGCCCGGGTTGCGAACCCTGCAGGAACGCCCGGCGCTCGGCGCCCTTTTCCGGGCCGTCCAGGCGGAGAATCCGGGCAAACCGATGCTGGTGAAGATCGCGCCGGACCTTGGTTTTGAGCAAATCGAGGATGTGCTCGCATTGGTGCAGGAACATGGATTGGACGGTTTGATCGCGACCAACACGACCCTCAATCACCAGGGGCTCGGCAGCGCCCAGGGAGAATCGGGAGGTTTGAGCGGGCGCCCGTTAGGCGGGCGTTCTTTGGAGATCCTGCGGTTTTTAAAGGCGCGCACGTCTATCCCGGTGATCTCTGCCGGCGGCATCATGGATACGGCCGACGCTCAGGCGAGGTTTGATGAAGGTGCGGACCTGATTGAACTCTATACCGGTTTTATCTACGGCGGACCGGCCCTGGTCCGGAGGATAGTCCGGCGCATTCGGTGATCGATCAAATAAGCGACTCAGTTAAGATAAAGAGCGAATTGATCAAATCGTAGCAACTGACTGGAACGCGACAGAAAATGGGAAGGCGCGCCGAAGCGCGCCTTCCGGTGACTGTTGGTTAATCGGTTGTTGGTTGTGGTTGGCTTCTATTTTTTGATTGAGATTAACGACGGCGAAAATCGCGGTCACGTCCACGGCGCGAATCCTTCGACCCGCCGCCACGCGAAGCGTCAGCCTGGAAGAACCGATCCTGGCGAGCTTCTGGCGGCCGCGCCTCGTTTACCGTCAGGGGACGATTATCGAGGGAGAACCCGTTGAACTTACTGATCGCTTCGCTGGCTTGTTCATCGGAACCCATCGTAACGAACCCAAACCCACGCGACTTGCCGGTGAGTTTATCCTGAATGATCTTTACATCAACGACCGTGCCAGCCTGAGCGAACAAATCCTGCAGATCCAACTCGGTGGTCGCGAAAGAAAGATTACCTACGTACAATTTAGCAGACATAAATGACTATAACCTTGGACGCCTCCTCGAGCAGGCACTAGCCCATGGTGGACCCAATCGCCAATGAGTCGAAACTCCTGACAATCACCCCGAACGAAAAGAAGTCAGTAATCGCGTACGGCATGAAGCCGCCGGTTTCAAGTTAATCTTTCCGGACGGCCCTAGAGAGAACCCCGGAAATGGGATCAGGAGGGTTCCGAGGTAAACCTCATTGAATTTCGCAGGCGGCCTTCACGAAACAACGGCCGGCTCGAGCACCGGAGCGGCCTGGGCGCCCGTTTCGGCCCGGTAATGGAATGCAACGGAGATCAATACGTCGGGATGCAGGCTTTGGTGCACCGGGCAGGTCCGGGCGGCGTTTTCGAGGGCGCTCCGGTGCGGATGGGAGGCCGGCAACGGCACATGGATATCGACGTGCAAGGTGCCGATCCGGCGTACCGGCTGCTGAACCATCTCCTTGGCGACGGTCACCCGGGTGCCGCGGAGGTCGATCTCGTGCCGGGCGGCGAAAATCCCCATGACCGTGACCATACAGGTCCCGAGCGCCGTGGCTACCAGGTCGGTCGGCGAAAACGACTCGCCTTTGCCGCCGTTGTCGACCGGTGCGTCAGTGATTAATCGGGTGCCGGAGGGACCGTGGACGGCCTGGGTGTGAAGCTGGCCCTGGTATTCAATCTCGATCGTGACCATGCAAGCATCATCGATCATTGATAACCGGCGATCAACCACGGGGGGTGGCGGGTGTCGAGTGTCGAGTGTCGAGTGTCGGGTGGCGGGTGGCGGGTGGCGGGTGGCGGGGCGATCACGGGTCCTGTAACCCGAAAAAGGCGCGTGCGGTGGCCGTGGTTTGCTCCGCCACTGCTTCCAGGCTGATGCCGCGCGCCTGGGCGATGGCTTCAGCGGTGGACCGTACGAACGCCGGTTCGCAACGTCTTCCCCGGAAAGGGACGGGCGCAAGGAACGGGGCGTCGGTTTCGATCATGAATTTGTCGAGGGGAAGCTCCGCTGCCGCCCGCCGGACCTCCGCGGCATTCTTGAAGGTGACGATCCCGGTAAAGGAAACAAGGTGTCCCAGGTCGAGCACTTCCTCGGCCTGGGCAAGGTTACCGCTGAAGCAGTGGAAGACGGCGCGCACATCATGTTTCCGAAGGATGGCGAGCGTGTCGTCCCACGCGTCACGCTGATGGATCACAACCGGCCTGGCCAGTTCTTCCGCCAGTTCGAGCTGTTGTTCGAACGCGGCTGCCTGCGCCGCCTTGAGCGCTTCATCCTGGATTTCGAGTTCTACCGACCCGAGCGAAGCCGCGCCGAGGGCTGAGCGGACGATGTCCTCTTTTTCCTTGCGGCTCGGCAGGTAATGGTAATCAAGGCCGATCTCGCCGATGGCCACGATTTTCGGCCGGCTCGCCACTTGCCGCAGTTCGGCGGCGAAATCCGGCTGATCGATTTGTACGTAGTTGGGGTGGATTCCGGCGGTGGCGTAGACTTGCCGGTACTGCGCCGCCAACGCCAGGACGCGACCCGTCGATGCCAGGTCGGTGCTGATCGAGATGATCCGGCCCACGTCGTTCTCGGCTGCCCGGGCGAGCACCGCGTCGAGATCACCGGCGAACTCAGGAAAATCGAGGTGCGCGTGTGTGTCGACTAGCATGGAACCGGTGACGGGTAACGCGTAACTAGTAACTGGTAACTGGTAACTGGTAACTGGTAACTGGTAACTGGTAGCGGGTAACTCGTAACTGGCGGCGGCCAATCGTATCCGGCGTCCCGCTGGATTGCTCAGTCCTCTTGAAGCTTGGCGTACTTGCCGCTTGCACATACCCGGACCTTAACGGGCCGAGTACAACCAGCCACGAGTTACGAGTTACCCGTTACTCACCACTGTATCACGGAGCTGGCCCACGTCAGGCCGCCGCCGAAGACCACCAGGAGGATGTAGTCGCCGATTTTGATGCGCTGGTTGCGATGCGCCTCGTCCAGCGCCATGGCGACGGCAGCCGCGGACGTGTTTCCGAAGCGGTCAAGGTTCACGTAGAACTTGTCCATGGGCAGGCGCATCCGTTCAGCAATGGCCTCGATGATCCGGAAATTCGCCTGGTGGGGAATCACGCAGGCGATATCCTCATACTTGAGGCCGGCGTCTTCCAAAGCGCGGTTCGCGGCCGTAAACATCGAGGTAACAGCCTGTTTGTAGACTTCTTTGCCGGCCATTTTGATGGTGTTAAGGCGTTTCGACAGGTTTTCCGGCGTGATCGGGCAACGGCTGCCGCCTCCAGGCATGATCAGGATGTCGGTAAAGGTGCCGTCGCTGCCCATGTAAGTCGAGATCACCCCGTGAGAGTTTGGCCGGTTGCGCAGGACGGCGGCGCCTGCGCCGTCGCCGAACAGGACGCAGGTGTTGCGGTCGGTCCAATCGGTGATCGCGCTGAGTTTGTCGGCGCCGATGATCAGGACGGTATTGTAAACGTGGGTGGAAATGAACTGCTGGGCGATTTCCAGCGCGTACAGGAACCCTGCGCACGCGGCGGAAACGTCAAAGCACGCGGCCCGCATCGCGCCGAGTCTCTTCTGCACCCAGCAGGCAGTCGCGGGGAAGGCGGTGTCCGGCGTCACGGTCGCGACGATGATGAGGTCAATTTCGTCGGCGGTGACCTGGGCTTGTTCCATGGCGGCAAGGGCGGCCTCGGTCGCCATGTCGCTGGTGCTCTCGTCCGGGGCCGCGATTCGCCGTTCGGCGATCCCGGTCCGGGTTCGGATCCACTCATCCGAAGTGTCCACCATCTGCTCGAGCTCCCGGTTGGTCATGACCCGCTTGGGCACGTAGCTTCCGGTGCCGATGATGGAAACTGTGCGGCGTGGCTTACTGGACCGACGTGGGGGCGGTGGTAGTGGTGAACTTCTCATTATAAGACTGCAATTCGCGAAGGATTTGAGGGTTGATCTCGTGCTGGATCGAATCGCACGCAGCACGGATCGCGTTTTTGATGGCCAGGGCGGAACTGGCGCCGTGCGCAATGATACAGATGCCGTTCACCCCCAGGAGCGGCATTCCGCCGTACTCTTCGTAGTTGGTTTTCTTTTTGATCGATCGGAAAGCGCCTTCGGCGAGCTTGGCGCCGAGCTTGCGGACCGGTGTCCGGAAAAGCTCGTGTTTAAGCCAGGTGAAGATCGCGTGGGCGATCGCTTCTGACGTCTTCAAC
The window above is part of the Verrucomicrobiota bacterium genome. Proteins encoded here:
- a CDS encoding RNA-binding protein codes for the protein MSAKLYVGNLSFATTELDLQDLFAQAGTVVDVKIIQDKLTGKSRGFGFVTMGSDEQASEAISKFNGFSLDNRPLTVNEARPPEARQDRFFQADASRGGGSKDSRRGRDRDFRRR
- the mnmE gene encoding tRNA uridine-5-carboxymethylaminomethyl(34) synthesis GTPase MnmE encodes the protein MSDTIAAVGTPAGEGAIAILRVSGPESKRILDAVFKPRYGKAVTRPRHAYFGAIGDETGVLDHGVAIWYRAPASYTGEDVVELSCHGGLLVAQRILELLLRKGARLAEPGEFTRHAFLNGKMDLTQAEAVMDLIRAQTDLALRAANQQLNGNLGADLLELQDGLLTVLAHVEAYIDFPDEAIDPETAGALAGRVEEIRGRIDQLLASAEQGRILRHGLRTVIYGQPNVGKSSLLNLLLGFERAIVSELPGTTRDTIEEVINVQGIPVRLIDTAGARLTQDVLEQAGIDRTARELGDADLVLWVVDGSAPRPAGLAPPAQHYLLILNKSDLGSHPDWDRVPDAIRFSCRERRGTDALRKAIFGFFLHSGGASSSGEDFRIAISVRHQRCLTRARGALEEALTSFREENSPELTAVELREALDAIGEVVGKTDTEDLLGRIFSEFCIGK
- a CDS encoding TatD family hydrolase; translation: MLVDTHAHLDFPEFAGDLDAVLARAAENDVGRIISISTDLASTGRVLALAAQYRQVYATAGIHPNYVQIDQPDFAAELRQVASRPKIVAIGEIGLDYHYLPSRKEKEDIVRSALGAASLGSVELEIQDEALKAAQAAAFEQQLELAEELARPVVIHQRDAWDDTLAILRKHDVRAVFHCFSGNLAQAEEVLDLGHLVSFTGIVTFKNAAEVRRAAAELPLDKFMIETDAPFLAPVPFRGRRCEPAFVRSTAEAIAQARGISLEAVAEQTTATARAFFGLQDP
- a CDS encoding GxxExxY protein; protein product: MEEDDDVLSRSPQRDPETYRILGAAFEAQRELGTGFLEPVYQEALAIELNLCGIPFEREKPIPVFYKGRQLGHPYRPDFLVAGRVVVELKALDAISNREVAEVLNYLRAARLEKALLLNFGTTQLQFRRLVRQQVTKNQDFSA
- a CDS encoding quinone-dependent dihydroorotate dehydrogenase — protein: MDWYQDILRPVFFCLDPEFAHDVSLRTLQFASRAPGLLRWWFTGSIAPRPRKVFGLTFPNPVGLAAGLDKNAAAIPAWAALGFGFAEVGTVTAEAQPGNPKPRLFRYPQHEALVNRMGFNNDGAGAIAGRIRAARGRPSWPGIPLGINIGKTKVVPLEQAAEDYLHSFRLLRDLGDYFVLNVSSPNTPGLRTLQERPALGALFRAVQAENPGKPMLVKIAPDLGFEQIEDVLALVQEHGLDGLIATNTTLNHQGLGSAQGESGGLSGRPLGGRSLEILRFLKARTSIPVISAGGIMDTADAQARFDEGADLIELYTGFIYGGPALVRRIVRRIR
- a CDS encoding OsmC family protein, which translates into the protein MVTIEIEYQGQLHTQAVHGPSGTRLITDAPVDNGGKGESFSPTDLVATALGTCMVTVMGIFAARHEIDLRGTRVTVAKEMVQQPVRRIGTLHVDIHVPLPASHPHRSALENAARTCPVHQSLHPDVLISVAFHYRAETGAQAAPVLEPAVVS
- a CDS encoding histidinol-phosphate transaminase; translated protein: MQLEQGALSRANEWLDSLVCYVPGKPVEDVARDLGLDPGQIVKLASNENPLGPSPKAVEAMQAALPKAHFYPDGGAYHLRTAIAGRFGLDLENVVLGNGSNEIIEFLGHAFLQPGDNIVVARHAFSVYRIMAHLFGAETIEVDDPGFVADVDAMAAAVNARTKVIYLANPNNPTGTVVDEAQLDRLVSLVPDSVVIALDEAYYEFLSGPPDTLKYLRDRDNVILLRTFSKIQGLAALRIGFGLAHRRLIQLLHKTRQPFNVNAIAQAGALAGLQDDEHQARTREITDQGRAFLQEELARRGLEFVPSSANFILVRVGNGQDLFQRLLRRGMIIRAMNEYKLPDWIRVSIGTPEQNRRFIDDLDAVLAARRTG
- a CDS encoding ketoacyl-ACP synthase III → MRSSPLPPPPRRSSKPRRTVSIIGTGSYVPKRVMTNRELEQMVDTSDEWIRTRTGIAERRIAAPDESTSDMATEAALAAMEQAQVTADEIDLIIVATVTPDTAFPATACWVQKRLGAMRAACFDVSAACAGFLYALEIAQQFISTHVYNTVLIIGADKLSAITDWTDRNTCVLFGDGAGAAVLRNRPNSHGVISTYMGSDGTFTDILIMPGGGSRCPITPENLSKRLNTIKMAGKEVYKQAVTSMFTAANRALEDAGLKYEDIACVIPHQANFRIIEAIAERMRLPMDKFYVNLDRFGNTSAAAVAMALDEAHRNQRIKIGDYILLVVFGGGLTWASSVIQW